From Pseudobdellovibrio exovorus JSS, a single genomic window includes:
- a CDS encoding arsenate reductase family protein, giving the protein MGLKVYEYSKCSTCVKALKFLDTKKVKYEKLPIVEQPPTLKELKTMLSYLEEQGGSFKNLFNTSGQLYREFGISDKLKAGMTETEALKLLAANGKLIKRPFILSDKTGTVGFKEDVWKKLFTK; this is encoded by the coding sequence ATGGGTCTTAAAGTTTATGAATACAGCAAGTGCAGCACTTGTGTGAAAGCATTGAAATTCTTAGATACAAAAAAAGTTAAATATGAAAAGCTCCCTATCGTCGAACAGCCTCCCACATTGAAAGAACTGAAAACTATGCTGTCCTACTTAGAAGAACAAGGTGGAAGCTTCAAAAATCTTTTCAATACCTCAGGACAGCTTTATCGCGAGTTCGGTATATCAGATAAACTCAAGGCTGGTATGACAGAAACTGAAGCTTTAAAGTTACTAGCGGCGAACGGAAAACTGATCAAGCGTCCCTTCATCTTAAGCGACAAAACTGGAACTGTGGGTTTTAAGGAAGATGTTTGGAAGAAGCTCTTTACGAAGTAA